DNA from Flavobacterium aestivum:
TATTTGATTACAATTAAGATACTTGAACAAATTTTTAATATAAAATAAAAAGGCAGCATGAGTACAAAAAGAGAGAATAATTCAGAGAATCCAGAGATTGATCTACTGACGGTTTTTAGTAGAATTGGGGATTTCTTTGAATGGATTAATACTTTGCTGTTTAGAATAATTCGATTTTTTGTAAAAAATGCTATTGTCGTATCTGTTTTAATCATCATTGGAGTTGGAATTGGGTTTTTCTTGAAGAAGGTAGACTCCAGCTATGAACAGAAAGTGATGGTGGCTCCAAATTTTAAATCGACAGATTATCTGTATTCTAAAATTGATTTTTTGGACTCAAAAATTGCTTTAAGGGATACTTTGTTTTTAAAATCTATTGGAATCGAAAAGCCGTCTAAAATTGTAGATATTTCTATTGAACCAGTTATAGATATATATAATTTGATCAATGAAAACAAAGACAGTAAAAGTTTGGAGTTATTGCAATTGATGGCACAAAATGGTGATCTTAAATCTATTGTTAAAGAAACAACTACCAGTAAAAATTATGCGCTTCATGCCATTACTATAAATACAAGAGGCGTCGTTTCTTCAAAAAATACAATTGACCCCCTTTTAAAGTATTTAAATGCAAGTAGTTATTATGATAAGTACAAAAAAATCAATTTGCAGAATATTCAAAACAGTATAAAAATAAAAGAAGCGACAATTCTTCAAATAGATGGTATTATAAATCGGTTTACAGGAACTTTTAGCAATCATCCTAATAATGAAAAACTGGTTTATTATAATGAAAATTTGAATTTAGATAAAGTTATTAAAAACAAAGATTCTTTGACTGATCTGATTGGGGAATTAAAGATAGAGCAGTACAATACAGACAAAACCATTAAAGACAAAGGAATGGTTTTGAACATAAAAAACAATAAGAGCGTAAAAGGAAAATTGATTTTTATCTTACCATTACTTTTAGTTGGTCTTTTTGTTTTCGTAAGCTTTTTTATAGCTTTTTATAAAAAACAATCGTTAAAAGCAAAAGCAAGTTTGGAGTAAATAATGAGTATGGCGAGCGAAATATGGTAAAAAAAATTCAGAACCAATTACTGAAAATAATCAAAAATTCATTTATTCAACAAAGTTTGATCACTTTGATTTTTAGAATTTGTGGGTTATTAACATTATTTGGATTCACTGTATTTCTTACCAAAACCTATTCTCCAAAAATTGTTGGACAATATGATTTTGTTCGTTCTTTCCTTCTTGTAATTGGGAGCATTTGTTTGTTGGGATGCGACCAGTCGATATTGTATTTTAAAGGTAGACTTATAGGAGAGAATACCTTAGAAGGAATAAAAAAAGTTTATACTAAAATGCTAGGAATGTTACTGACGATGTCAGTTTTATTTCTTTTGATATTTTGGAGTATCAATGAGGAATTTATAAACAATTATTTCTCTGATTCAAGAGTTTACGATATTCTTTTAAAATCGGTACTGGTGTTGTTTTTTTATGGTTTAACTACTTTGAATACAGAAGTTTTTCGCGCATTAGACCATTTTTATGTAGCCGAACTTTTTAGAAATACTATCAAATATATTCCATTGATTATTGGAGCAATTTTGCTCTTTTATTTTGGTTTAGAAACCTATTTGGTTGAGGTTTTTTTGTTGGGTTTTGTTGTTCTTTCTTTTATAACCACTATTATTGTTTTCTTCTATTTTAGCAAAGCAAATGTTGAGAAAGCAACTGTAAATTTTGGGTATAAAGAAATATTCTCTAAGTCATATCCCATCGCAATTAGCGGAATGGCTCTGTTTTTATTAATGAGTTTTGATATTCTCTTTTTAAAAAAATATAGAGATGATTCTACAGTGGCATTTTACTCTGTAGCCGTTAAATTAGTTACCATTCTTTCGATGGTGATTATCACAGTAAATATTACGGTTTCTACCAAAATTTCTGAATATTTTTTTAGCAAAAACAGAACGGATTTGATTAAAACAGTTCAACATGCCTCACGTTTAATATTTCTATTGACTTTTCCGATAGCATTTATGATCTGTTTTTTTCCAGAGTATATTTTAGGTTTTTTCGGAAAAGGGTATGTAGCTGCAAAGAATGCTTTGCTTATTTTAGCTATTGGTCAAGGAATCTGTTCTGCTTTTGGCACAGCACCGATTTATTTGAATATGACGGGTAGACAACATATTTTTCAAATTATATTGTTAGTTACCGTGTTTATTAATTTTCTTATGAATAGGTTATTAATACCTGAGTATGGTATGATTGGAGCTGCAACTGCATTTGTGGTTAGTTCAATTTTTTGGAACAGTATTACTGCGATTGTGATTTACAAAAAGGATCAAGTGAACGTTTTTTTGAATTAGATAATTTGAATGCCCCCAAGAATGAAAATAGTACATATTATAAACAATTTAGCATCTGGAGGCGCCGAAAAATTACTTTTGGACACTATACCTCTTTATAGAAAAAAAGGAATTGAGGTTGATTTATTGGTACTGAATGGCACCGAAAGTCCTTTTATGCAAGTATTAAAAGAGCTCGACTGTTGTTCGATTTATTCTTTAGGGCTAAATTCAGAATACAATCCGATACAGGTTTTTAGATTAATTCCTTTCCTGAAAAAATATGATATAGCTCATGTACATTTATTTCCTTCACAATATTGGGTTGTCTTTGCAAAGCTGTTGTCCTTTTCTAAAATTAAATTGATACTTACTGAGCATACTACGACAAATCCTCGCATGAAAAATTATCTATTAAGTAAAATAGATCGATTTATTTACCGATTTTACTGTAAAGTAGTTTGTATTACAGATGAGGTTTCTCAAATATTATATCAATACACCCAACAATCACAGTTGAAGTTTGTTGTAATTGAGAATGGGGTTAATCTAAAAGAAATATACGATGCTGAGCCTTATTCTAAAAGAAACATTTCAAGTCTATTTAGCGATCAAGATACATTACTAATTCAAGTTGCTAGATTTAGCAAGCATAAGGATCAGGAAACAGTTATAAAAGCATTGAAATTTTTGCCTGTCAATGTAAAGTTAATGCTGGTAGGGGAAGGAGTTTTAAGAAAAAACTGCAAAGACTTGGTTAAGCAGCTTAAATTAGAAGACAGAGTATTATTTTTGGGTGCGCGAATGGATGTGCCAAAGCTGTTAAAAACAGCTGATATATCCCTTTTAAGTTCAAATTGGGAAGGATTTGGTTTAGTAGCTGTAGAGAGCATGGCTTCTGGAAAACCATTTATTGCCTCAAACGTTCCAGGAATGGCAAGTGTTGTTAAAGATGCTGGTATTTTGTTTGAAAAAGGAAATGCTAGCGAACTAGCCTTTCATATTGATAAGCTAATCAAGGATCAGAATTATTATAAAGAGGTTGTTAATGCCTGCAAAATAAGAGCTAAGCAATACGACATACAATTTATGGTAGATAAACACATAGATTTGTATCAAACAATAATATAATCATGTCAATTTTAATTAAAAGAAATACGGCAACTTTTATTGCATTATTGATACTCAATTTATTGGTTGCAGTTCTTGCATTCTATATATTACCAAAACGGTTCTTTTATGACGCTGTAGTTATTGCGTTAGATAAAGGGAATGAAATAGGCTTTTTGGGTAGTTATCCGCTAACCATATTGTTTTATAAGATAACGGGTTTGCGTTATTTACCTTTTCCTATAGTAGGGTTAATTCAATTTCCTATTTTGATGTATATCTTATACAGAATAGGAATACCTTATGATTTTGAGAAGCTTAACATAAAAAATGTACTCATCTATATAGGAATACTTATGATGGCAGTTTTTATGTCAATGCCTTCTAAAGAATTTATAACCTATTTATTTGTTGCACAAATTGTATTTATATATAAAAGTGAGAGAATTTCATTTAAGAAATCTGTCTTTTTATCCCTGTTTTTTTTGGCTCTTTTTGGAGTTTTTTACAGGCCTTACTTTTTTTTGATTCCAATTATATCCGTTGGTATGTATGGTATAAGTTTTGTAAAGTTTAAAAATACAACGCTCAATACTATTTTTTATGGATTACTTATTGCCATATTTTTGTCGTTAAGTTATGGAGTCATAGAAGGACATTATTTTTCAGAAATTAGTAGAGAAATAGTAAATAACGCAAGATTAAATGGAGTAGATGCCAATTCTAGCATTATATCTCCATTAAAACCAGATACTTGGTATGGTGAAGCCATTGGAATTGTATATGGTTTTTTCTCAGTAAATATTCCGGTAAACGGCTTTAAACATATTCTTTCTCCTCAAATTTTGGCTTTTGTTTTTTGGCAACTTTTTTTGTTTTACATTCTTTTTGTTCGGTTTTCAAGATGTATAAAGGATAGAATAAAGAACGATTATGAGCTTTGGATTTTATTGATTTTGTTTGCTTTTTTTATTGTTCAAGGCATTTTTGAACCTGATTTAGGGTCGGCAGTTCGACATAAAATAGGTGTTTTTCCTCTAATTTACTATGCATTATACTATGACCATTTCAGAAAAAAACTTTAATAAAATAATCAACGTTTTTTTGGTATTGCTTGCCATTGCAATGATTTTTAGAAAACCATGTACTTTGTTGATCATATTATTTGCTGTTTTTAATTTATTTTTCATCAAAAAACTGAATTATACTAAACAATCTCTGGTTTTAGGATTGCTTATCGCGTCACCTTTGATTCTGGAAATTGTCATGTTTTGGAATAATGACTCTTATCTTAAAGGTTTAAAATCGTTAGAGAAATACAGTTCTCTCCTTATTTTCCCACTATTTATTTTAGGGAATTATAAGAGGGTTCAGTTTTATAAAA
Protein-coding regions in this window:
- a CDS encoding MATE family efflux transporter; protein product: MVKKIQNQLLKIIKNSFIQQSLITLIFRICGLLTLFGFTVFLTKTYSPKIVGQYDFVRSFLLVIGSICLLGCDQSILYFKGRLIGENTLEGIKKVYTKMLGMLLTMSVLFLLIFWSINEEFINNYFSDSRVYDILLKSVLVLFFYGLTTLNTEVFRALDHFYVAELFRNTIKYIPLIIGAILLFYFGLETYLVEVFLLGFVVLSFITTIIVFFYFSKANVEKATVNFGYKEIFSKSYPIAISGMALFLLMSFDILFLKKYRDDSTVAFYSVAVKLVTILSMVIITVNITVSTKISEYFFSKNRTDLIKTVQHASRLIFLLTFPIAFMICFFPEYILGFFGKGYVAAKNALLILAIGQGICSAFGTAPIYLNMTGRQHIFQIILLVTVFINFLMNRLLIPEYGMIGAATAFVVSSIFWNSITAIVIYKKDQVNVFLN
- a CDS encoding glycosyltransferase, translating into MKIVHIINNLASGGAEKLLLDTIPLYRKKGIEVDLLVLNGTESPFMQVLKELDCCSIYSLGLNSEYNPIQVFRLIPFLKKYDIAHVHLFPSQYWVVFAKLLSFSKIKLILTEHTTTNPRMKNYLLSKIDRFIYRFYCKVVCITDEVSQILYQYTQQSQLKFVVIENGVNLKEIYDAEPYSKRNISSLFSDQDTLLIQVARFSKHKDQETVIKALKFLPVNVKLMLVGEGVLRKNCKDLVKQLKLEDRVLFLGARMDVPKLLKTADISLLSSNWEGFGLVAVESMASGKPFIASNVPGMASVVKDAGILFEKGNASELAFHIDKLIKDQNYYKEVVNACKIRAKQYDIQFMVDKHIDLYQTII